The Sporomusa termitida genome has a window encoding:
- the gcvT gene encoding glycine cleavage system aminomethyltransferase GcvT, with product MTARQTPLYEAHVRYGGRIVEFGGWLLPVQYAGILEEHKAVREKAGLFDVSHMGEVLVKGPDSLSFLQKLVTNDVARLAANQVQYTPMCYPDGGTVDDLLIYKRGNGEYFLVINAANIEKDWAWMQANSTGFQVELSNLSAATAELALQGPLAEAILSKLTDVDLQQLAYYWFLPEATVAGRPVMISRTGYTGEDGFEIYSRPEDAAYLWTAIMQAGEPYGLLPAGLGCRDTLRFEAALPLYGHELARDITPVEAGIGKFIAFGKGEFTGRAALAEQKQNKPQRRLAGLVVNGHGIARAGYPVMFQGQRIGTVTTGSYAPTLNKNIGLALIEAAYAGIGQQLAVEIRGKNVAAEVIGKPFYRRP from the coding sequence ATGACCGCACGGCAGACACCACTGTATGAAGCTCATGTCAGGTATGGTGGCAGGATCGTCGAATTTGGCGGCTGGCTGCTTCCGGTTCAGTATGCGGGGATACTGGAGGAGCATAAGGCAGTCAGGGAAAAAGCCGGATTATTTGATGTGTCCCATATGGGGGAGGTGCTGGTTAAAGGACCGGACTCGCTGTCCTTTCTGCAGAAATTGGTAACCAACGATGTCGCGCGCCTGGCCGCCAATCAGGTCCAGTATACGCCGATGTGTTATCCGGACGGCGGTACGGTCGACGATTTGCTGATCTACAAACGGGGCAACGGCGAGTATTTTCTGGTTATTAATGCCGCCAATATTGAAAAAGACTGGGCCTGGATGCAGGCGAACAGCACGGGGTTTCAGGTGGAATTGAGCAACCTGTCGGCGGCAACGGCCGAACTGGCTTTGCAGGGACCCTTGGCCGAGGCTATTCTGAGTAAACTGACAGATGTCGATTTGCAGCAGCTTGCCTACTATTGGTTTTTGCCGGAGGCCACTGTGGCCGGCAGGCCGGTCATGATTTCCCGTACCGGCTATACCGGGGAAGACGGTTTTGAGATTTACAGCCGGCCTGAAGATGCCGCTTACCTGTGGACGGCAATTATGCAAGCCGGTGAGCCTTATGGTCTGCTGCCGGCCGGGCTGGGCTGCCGGGATACCCTGCGGTTTGAAGCGGCGTTGCCGCTCTATGGCCATGAATTAGCCAGGGATATTACCCCGGTGGAAGCCGGTATTGGCAAATTTATTGCTTTCGGTAAGGGCGAGTTTACCGGCCGTGCGGCCCTGGCCGAGCAAAAGCAAAATAAGCCTCAGCGCCGGCTGGCCGGCTTGGTTGTGAACGGGCATGGCATAGCCAGGGCGGGATATCCGGTTATGTTTCAGGGACAACGGATTGGCACCGTAACCACAGGTTCTTATGCGCCGACACTCAATAAGAATATCGGCCTGGCTTTAATTGAGGCTGCCTACGCCGGTATTGGCCAGCAGCTTGCTGTGGAAATCCGTGGCAAGAATGTAGCCGCAGAAGTGATTGGCAAACCCTTTTACCGACGGCCTTAA
- a CDS encoding response regulator transcription factor, producing the protein MKQVLIIEDDLDIAELERDYLQLNGFRADIARDGLLGLKKALTGAYDVVVVDLMLPGKDGYEIIKEIRKTLEIPVIVVSAKNDDIDKIRGLNFGADDYLTKPFSPSELTARIKAHSKRYERLRGHMPVYEVIQYKGLEIDTASHKILVNDKEVQLTAKEYELLVFLASNPNIVFSKDHIFDTIWGDEYCGDTATVAVHIQKIRKKIEKDPANPEYIETLWGTGYRFNPV; encoded by the coding sequence ATGAAACAGGTTTTGATAATTGAAGATGATCTGGATATCGCTGAATTAGAGCGTGACTACCTGCAGCTAAACGGTTTTCGGGCCGATATTGCCCGGGATGGGCTGCTGGGCCTGAAAAAAGCTCTCACCGGTGCCTATGACGTTGTCGTCGTTGATTTGATGCTGCCTGGTAAGGATGGCTATGAGATTATCAAGGAAATCCGCAAAACCCTGGAGATACCTGTTATTGTCGTTTCCGCCAAAAATGACGATATTGACAAAATCAGAGGCCTCAATTTCGGGGCCGACGATTATCTGACCAAACCCTTTAGTCCATCCGAACTGACAGCAAGAATAAAAGCCCACAGCAAGAGGTATGAGCGGCTGAGGGGACATATGCCGGTTTATGAAGTCATCCAGTATAAAGGCCTGGAAATTGATACTGCTTCCCACAAAATTCTCGTCAATGACAAAGAAGTGCAGCTAACAGCCAAGGAATATGAACTGTTAGTATTCCTTGCTTCAAATCCCAATATTGTATTTAGCAAAGATCATATTTTCGATACGATCTGGGGCGATGAATACTGTGGCGATACGGCCACAGTAGCAGTGCATATCCAGAAAATACGTAAAAAAATTGAAAAAGATCCTGCCAACCCTGAATATATTGAAACCCTCTGGGGAACAGGCTATAGATTCAATCCGGTATAA
- a CDS encoding GGDEF domain-containing protein, with the protein MFYNYAWLILSSSGALIGITGYYLDIVLPGNYGGLLWAAITGVIAGSGLIIGSLIRKLSLISHTDFLTGLWNRRYFYLTLQKQFCQAAAQRQHLCVAMIDVDGFKTINDTYGHTTGDQLLSGLAALLKKNAGGTVVTRWGGDEFAIIFAGTTLEKAREVMEKIRRLTETNFLPYQLTISAGVVPLKAGQTLNEFLSQADHALYKAKIKKNAIITIIDDEPLIL; encoded by the coding sequence GTGTTTTATAATTACGCTTGGTTAATACTCTCATCATCTGGAGCGTTAATTGGTATAACCGGCTATTATCTGGATATAGTGCTGCCGGGAAATTACGGTGGTTTATTATGGGCGGCAATTACCGGTGTCATTGCCGGCAGTGGTTTAATAATCGGCAGTTTAATCCGGAAACTAAGCCTGATTTCCCACACCGATTTTTTAACAGGCTTATGGAACAGACGCTATTTTTACTTGACCCTGCAAAAACAGTTTTGCCAGGCAGCGGCACAACGACAGCACTTATGTGTCGCCATGATCGATGTCGACGGCTTTAAGACAATTAATGATACCTATGGACATACGACCGGAGACCAGCTATTATCAGGCCTCGCAGCCCTCTTAAAAAAAAATGCCGGCGGTACTGTCGTTACCCGCTGGGGCGGTGACGAATTTGCCATCATTTTTGCCGGAACTACGCTAGAAAAAGCCCGAGAGGTTATGGAGAAAATACGCCGCCTCACGGAAACGAATTTTTTACCCTATCAGCTTACAATAAGCGCAGGCGTTGTGCCCTTAAAAGCGGGCCAGACCTTAAATGAATTCCTGTCACAGGCAGATCACGCTTTATATAAAGCCAAAATAAAAAAGAATGCAATTATTACTATCATCGACGATGAACCGCTTATACTTTAA
- a CDS encoding response regulator, with protein sequence MAQVLVVDDSMMMRNTLRKILEKAGHTVAGEAVNGEQAIARYPSCQPDVVTMDITMPGLGGVETIKRLIEADPAAKIIVVSSSGQKHVIFDALQAGARNYIIKPVSEDNLLPVIDLVLQNKQAPAPQL encoded by the coding sequence ATGGCGCAAGTTTTGGTAGTTGACGATTCAATGATGATGAGGAATACTTTGCGTAAAATACTGGAAAAAGCCGGACACACCGTGGCCGGGGAAGCTGTTAACGGCGAACAGGCCATTGCGCGTTATCCGTCGTGCCAGCCGGATGTTGTAACAATGGATATTACCATGCCCGGGTTAGGCGGGGTGGAAACAATTAAGCGCCTGATCGAAGCGGACCCGGCGGCAAAAATTATTGTAGTGAGCTCGTCCGGCCAGAAACATGTTATATTTGATGCGCTGCAGGCCGGAGCCAGAAACTATATTATCAAACCGGTCAGCGAGGACAATTTACTGCCGGTTATTGACCTGGTTCTGCAAAATAAACAGGCGCCGGCGCCACAGCTGTAA
- a CDS encoding HyaD/HybD family hydrogenase maturation endopeptidase → MERITVLGIGNILLQDEGFGVRVIEQLQQRYCFPANVQVLDGGTLGLELIRFITGTNKLMVIDAIDGGGAPGFFYRFAGSEAELYLQHQVSMHELGLKDVLATLTLLEKPVGEVIIMGVEPASLELGLALSAPVSAMVDRALLEIIAQLAVWQVEAGLNGTIKTGVY, encoded by the coding sequence ATGGAACGGATCACCGTACTGGGAATAGGAAACATCCTTTTGCAGGATGAGGGCTTTGGGGTCAGAGTAATAGAACAACTCCAGCAGCGATACTGCTTTCCGGCCAATGTTCAGGTCCTGGATGGCGGGACTCTTGGCTTGGAGTTAATAAGATTTATTACCGGGACCAATAAATTAATGGTAATAGACGCTATTGACGGCGGCGGGGCGCCGGGTTTTTTTTACAGGTTTGCCGGCAGCGAGGCCGAGCTATATTTGCAACATCAGGTGTCAATGCATGAACTGGGGCTTAAAGATGTGCTGGCTACGCTGACATTGTTAGAAAAACCGGTCGGCGAAGTAATTATTATGGGGGTTGAGCCGGCAAGCCTGGAATTGGGGCTGGCGCTGTCGGCACCTGTCAGTGCCATGGTCGACAGGGCGCTGTTGGAGATCATTGCCCAGCTGGCGGTCTGGCAAGTGGAGGCGGGGCTGAATGGGACAATAAAAACCGGCGTATATTAA
- a CDS encoding sensor histidine kinase, with translation MFRHRRPQGIHAHLRRHDGHDHHGRFLRHYKYFRYLRPAFIVFNLLILYLLFSWVGIKEVAIFFIVIIGLKELIQLLFLLRLEKRIFMPMEKLRQGLDEVAQGNYSIKLEYDKPNDLELLIAAFNTMTEKLYESEKLQAEYEANRKALVANISHDLKTPITAIQGYIEALLEGTVTAGEVQSKYLKTIHQNTVYVNKLIDDLFLFAKLDMQKLDLHFDRVHIGQFMQDLMEEYRFELAEQTVRFQYTPYLERDFWMYVDGKRIRQALSNLINNAVIHGPDQDLSIAVRLYHQADSICLDIQDNGPGIPEDKLPFIFDRFYQIDTERPKSYASTGLGLAIARELVEAHQGSITVASRRREGTCFTIRLPLLQEQEEEAVR, from the coding sequence ATGTTCAGACATCGACGGCCTCAGGGCATTCATGCCCATTTACGGCGGCATGACGGTCATGACCATCATGGCCGGTTTTTACGCCATTATAAATACTTCCGCTATCTGCGCCCGGCTTTTATTGTGTTTAACCTGCTTATCTTATATCTCTTGTTTAGCTGGGTGGGCATCAAAGAAGTCGCTATTTTTTTCATTGTGATAATCGGGCTTAAGGAGCTGATTCAACTCCTGTTCCTGCTGCGGCTGGAAAAGCGGATATTTATGCCGATGGAGAAACTCAGGCAGGGTCTGGATGAAGTTGCCCAGGGCAATTATAGCATTAAGCTGGAATATGACAAACCCAACGATCTTGAGCTATTAATCGCTGCTTTTAATACTATGACCGAAAAATTATATGAAAGCGAAAAACTGCAGGCCGAATATGAAGCCAACCGTAAAGCCCTTGTCGCTAATATCTCCCACGACCTGAAAACACCGATAACTGCCATTCAGGGGTATATTGAGGCGCTGCTTGAGGGAACAGTCACTGCCGGGGAAGTGCAAAGCAAATACTTAAAAACTATCCATCAGAATACAGTTTACGTGAATAAACTCATAGACGATCTTTTCCTGTTTGCCAAATTGGATATGCAAAAGTTAGACCTGCATTTTGACCGTGTACACATCGGCCAGTTTATGCAGGACTTAATGGAAGAATACAGGTTCGAACTGGCAGAACAAACAGTCCGGTTTCAGTACACCCCCTACCTGGAGAGAGATTTCTGGATGTATGTGGACGGCAAGAGAATCCGCCAGGCTTTGAGTAATCTTATAAATAACGCCGTCATCCACGGACCTGATCAGGATTTGTCCATAGCTGTCCGGCTCTATCATCAGGCTGACTCAATCTGTCTGGATATCCAGGATAACGGCCCTGGTATTCCGGAAGACAAACTGCCGTTTATCTTTGACCGGTTTTACCAGATTGACACCGAACGCCCAAAAAGCTATGCCAGTACAGGTCTGGGGCTTGCGATTGCCAGAGAGCTGGTGGAAGCACATCAGGGAAGCATTACTGTAGCAAGCCGCCGGCGGGAAGGTACCTGCTTCACCATCAGGCTCCCGCTTCTGCAGGAACAGGAGGAGGAAGCTGTTCGATGA
- a CDS encoding helix-turn-helix domain-containing protein, producing MYVYVDYNAIGQRIKKIRKQKRLTQEKVAESLEVSTVYISQVENGKTKLSLEMLVRLASLLDTEPGYFLTGIFYHSQDYLKADIAQLLRECPPEKLQLIMDVVKLITKYKVSPQ from the coding sequence ATGTATGTGTATGTTGATTACAATGCAATTGGTCAGCGAATTAAGAAAATTCGCAAACAAAAACGTTTAACACAGGAGAAAGTAGCCGAAAGCCTGGAAGTTTCCACTGTTTATATCAGTCAGGTGGAGAACGGGAAGACAAAACTTAGCCTGGAAATGCTGGTACGGCTGGCAAGCTTACTGGATACTGAACCAGGCTATTTTCTTACCGGTATTTTTTATCATTCACAGGATTATCTCAAGGCCGACATCGCCCAGCTGCTCCGTGAATGTCCGCCCGAAAAACTCCAGCTCATTATGGATGTAGTGAAGCTTATTACCAAGTACAAAGTAAGCCCGCAGTAA
- the fdhF gene encoding formate dehydrogenase subunit alpha gives METVNLTIDGLPVQAYKGASVLAAASNAGIKIPTLCHLADLTPEGSCRICLVEVEGARGLVTACTYPVSEGMVVRTSSIAIFEARKSVVELILANHPQDCLFCKRNLDCELQSLAAQLGVKEIRFQGEIRQSAIDDSNPFIIRDNNKCILCGRCVRVCQEIQCCNVLDWTDRGFTSKIAPAFDDPMVKTDCFFCGTCVSACPVGALLEKPMFNEGVPDKKVKTTCPFCGVGCNYDLNVREGKVIGVTSNLTSVVNGRLTCVKGRFGIDYIHSPERLTTPLIKKNGEFVAASWDEALELIATRFNEIKSKHGNDALAAISSARCVNEDNYIMQKFMRAVIGTNNVDHCARTCHAPTVAGLAASFGSGAMTNSIGEVADSKVIFLIGGNPTEAHPVIAAKMRQALRKGAKLIVADPRKIELAGKADVFMQLRPGTDIALINGLMHIILKSGWHDLEFIKACTVDFDLVADVVEKYTPEYVQNITGVPAHLLREAARIYATAERAAIFYTLGITEHTCGTDNVMSLANLAMLTGNVGKLNAGVNPMRGQNNVQGSCDMGALPNVYSGYQKVNDPQSQEKFEKAWGVTLSDQIGLMLPDMIDAAVEGTLKAMYVMGEDPVLTDGDANHVRKGFANLEFLVVQNLFMTETGKLADVILPGASFAEKDGTFTNCERRVQRVRKAIEPIGNSLPDWQIIRDLANKMGYPMAYNNASEIMDEMAALSPMFAGLSFERIDENGLQWPVPSKEHPGSQYLHKDGKFTSGAGVFKAIEHQPPGEEPDAEYPFVLTTGRILYHYNITTAGKSKQLTEFRPEEQVMIHPDDAKRLGINNQDMIEVASRRGSVQAKAWVTTDVLPGGIWMSFHFVNAPTNQVTSGFYDKVTKTYEYKVCAVQVAKAAG, from the coding sequence ATGGAAACAGTTAATTTAACAATTGATGGTTTGCCGGTACAGGCTTACAAAGGAGCATCGGTGCTTGCTGCCGCCAGTAATGCCGGCATTAAAATTCCTACCTTGTGCCACCTTGCCGATTTAACCCCGGAAGGTTCCTGCCGTATCTGTCTTGTTGAAGTAGAAGGAGCACGCGGCCTGGTCACTGCTTGCACATATCCGGTATCTGAAGGAATGGTTGTACGCACAAGCTCTATAGCAATTTTCGAAGCCCGTAAAAGTGTGGTAGAATTAATCCTTGCCAATCATCCCCAGGATTGTCTTTTCTGCAAACGTAACCTGGATTGTGAATTGCAGTCCCTGGCCGCTCAGCTTGGTGTTAAAGAAATACGCTTTCAGGGAGAAATCCGCCAGTCTGCCATTGATGACAGTAACCCGTTTATCATTAGGGATAACAACAAATGTATTCTATGCGGACGCTGTGTACGCGTCTGCCAGGAAATACAGTGCTGTAATGTTCTTGACTGGACAGACCGCGGCTTTACTTCAAAAATAGCTCCGGCATTTGATGATCCGATGGTCAAAACCGATTGTTTCTTCTGCGGCACCTGCGTGTCGGCTTGCCCGGTTGGCGCTTTGCTTGAAAAACCGATGTTTAATGAAGGAGTGCCGGACAAAAAGGTTAAAACAACCTGCCCCTTCTGCGGCGTAGGCTGTAATTATGACCTCAATGTCAGAGAAGGTAAAGTAATTGGTGTTACCTCTAACCTGACCAGTGTGGTTAACGGAAGGCTTACTTGTGTAAAAGGCCGCTTTGGCATCGACTATATCCATAGCCCAGAGCGTTTGACCACGCCGCTAATAAAGAAAAATGGTGAATTTGTGGCAGCATCATGGGATGAAGCCCTGGAGCTGATTGCGACAAGATTTAATGAAATAAAAAGCAAACATGGCAACGATGCCCTGGCTGCTATCAGTTCCGCCCGCTGTGTTAATGAAGATAACTACATTATGCAGAAATTTATGCGGGCCGTTATCGGCACGAATAATGTTGATCACTGTGCCCGTACCTGCCATGCCCCTACAGTGGCAGGCCTGGCCGCCTCCTTTGGTTCCGGCGCCATGACAAATTCAATCGGCGAGGTTGCCGATTCGAAAGTAATCTTCTTAATTGGCGGCAATCCCACAGAAGCCCATCCGGTCATTGCGGCCAAGATGCGTCAGGCCCTCCGCAAGGGGGCAAAACTGATTGTTGCCGACCCGCGGAAGATAGAACTGGCGGGAAAAGCCGATGTCTTTATGCAGCTCCGGCCAGGAACTGATATTGCCCTTATTAATGGTCTGATGCATATCATCCTTAAATCCGGCTGGCATGACCTGGAGTTCATTAAGGCCTGCACGGTCGACTTTGATTTAGTGGCTGACGTAGTCGAAAAATACACCCCTGAATATGTACAAAATATAACAGGTGTACCAGCGCATTTGCTGCGAGAAGCCGCCCGCATCTATGCCACGGCGGAACGGGCTGCCATCTTCTACACCTTAGGCATTACCGAACATACCTGCGGCACTGACAACGTAATGAGCCTGGCCAATTTAGCCATGCTGACAGGCAATGTTGGCAAGCTGAATGCCGGCGTAAACCCGATGCGTGGTCAAAATAACGTCCAGGGCTCCTGCGACATGGGGGCGCTGCCGAATGTGTATTCCGGCTATCAGAAGGTAAATGACCCCCAGTCACAGGAAAAATTCGAAAAAGCCTGGGGAGTAACGCTGTCCGACCAGATCGGGCTGATGCTGCCTGACATGATTGATGCTGCTGTTGAGGGCACATTAAAGGCGATGTATGTCATGGGCGAAGATCCGGTGCTGACAGACGGCGACGCCAATCATGTACGCAAAGGCTTTGCCAACCTTGAATTTTTGGTAGTACAAAACTTATTCATGACCGAGACCGGCAAATTGGCTGATGTCATCCTCCCAGGTGCCTCTTTTGCCGAAAAGGATGGAACCTTTACTAATTGTGAACGCCGCGTGCAACGGGTCCGCAAGGCCATAGAGCCAATTGGCAACAGTCTGCCTGACTGGCAGATTATCCGCGACTTGGCAAATAAAATGGGGTATCCGATGGCCTATAACAATGCCAGTGAGATTATGGATGAAATGGCCGCCTTAAGCCCGATGTTTGCCGGTCTCTCTTTTGAACGCATTGACGAGAATGGGTTGCAGTGGCCGGTGCCAAGCAAAGAACACCCTGGCAGCCAATACCTTCACAAAGACGGTAAATTTACCAGCGGGGCCGGCGTGTTTAAAGCGATCGAACATCAGCCTCCCGGCGAGGAGCCTGATGCCGAATATCCCTTCGTCCTTACCACTGGCCGTATTCTGTATCATTATAATATTACGACAGCAGGCAAATCCAAACAGCTGACTGAGTTCCGCCCTGAGGAGCAGGTTATGATCCACCCTGATGACGCAAAACGCCTGGGCATCAATAATCAGGATATGATTGAGGTTGCTTCCCGCCGGGGCTCAGTACAGGCCAAAGCCTGGGTAACTACTGATGTATTGCCGGGCGGAATCTGGATGTCCTTCCATTTTGTCAACGCACCGACCAACCAGGTCACCAGCGGCTTCTATGACAAAGTAACCAAAACCTATGAATATAAGGTATGTGCGGTACAGGTTGCCAAGGCTGCTGGTTGA